From a region of the Sminthopsis crassicaudata isolate SCR6 chromosome 6, ASM4859323v1, whole genome shotgun sequence genome:
- the SMIM38 gene encoding small integral membrane protein 38: MDSDPLMVLLVIIILARFILWSCLGTFVDYRLARRRPSKAKKD; this comes from the coding sequence ATGGATTCGGATCCACTGATGGTTTTGTTGGTGATCATCATCCTAGCGCGCTTTATTCTGTGGTCCTGTCTTGGGACTTTTGTTGATTATCGACTGGCGCGCAGGCGACCCAGCAAAGCCAAGAAGGACTAG